From the Bdellovibrionota bacterium genome, one window contains:
- a CDS encoding trypsin-like serine protease yields MKFIAISIIFLFIQTSYANPKLHNKPIKLRIVGGTEVKLEDLEAKSTVSLRRENGGLINNCTGTLIHKRLVLTAAHCVANHTTVNVENLYVGFGLAKPSWVDSSDSEVKFVTLETGRIHPEYTTNGVDIALIKLSQDAPKGWKPVEIESDASVLKKGTEVILAGYGLRSYNPLLNAGSLYKVTVKIAETEKNAPYLFNYAFFGGGGCQGDSGGPGYIQDGNKLKLLGVISGGDRDCLGRGFLSSVPYVAEWISKMAVELIEEGSL; encoded by the coding sequence ATGAAATTCATTGCGATCTCAATTATTTTTTTATTTATTCAAACTTCCTATGCAAATCCAAAATTGCATAACAAGCCTATTAAACTAAGAATAGTTGGGGGAACCGAAGTAAAGCTTGAGGATCTAGAAGCTAAGTCTACGGTTTCACTTCGCCGCGAAAATGGTGGCTTAATTAACAACTGCACCGGAACTTTGATTCATAAGAGATTAGTTTTAACTGCAGCACATTGTGTGGCAAATCATACAACCGTGAATGTAGAAAATTTGTACGTTGGTTTTGGCTTAGCGAAACCAAGTTGGGTAGATTCTTCTGATTCGGAAGTAAAATTTGTTACCCTCGAGACAGGAAGAATTCACCCTGAATACACAACAAATGGAGTAGACATTGCCCTTATTAAACTGAGTCAAGACGCACCAAAAGGTTGGAAGCCAGTTGAAATTGAAAGTGATGCAAGTGTGCTCAAAAAAGGCACTGAAGTTATTCTTGCTGGCTACGGACTTCGCAGTTATAACCCTCTGCTAAACGCCGGAAGTCTCTATAAAGTTACAGTTAAAATTGCCGAAACAGAAAAAAATGCACCTTATCTTTTTAATTATGCTTTTTTTGGTGGAGGAGGATGCCAGGGAGACTCCGGAGGACCAGGGTACATTCAAGATGGCAATAAACTCAAGTTACTCGGAGTTATCTCTGGAGGAGATCGTGATTGCTTGGGCCGCGGCTTCTTATCTTCCGTACCTTATGTCGCAGAGTGGATTAGCAAAATGGCCGTCGAGCTTATTGAAGAAGGATCACTCTAA
- a CDS encoding DNA-3-methyladenine glycosylase — protein sequence MNMPMSLPQSFYRQSTKKVAKELLGKKLVRIYKGKRISGIITETEAYLGIKDMACHSFGGRMTERLKPMYLDGGHSYVYFIYGMYFCFNVVTRTSKHPEAVLIRALEPLENIELMKSFRGKDDLKQLTTGPGKLAQALNITKDLNGLSLAENQIFIEDHSKISPSKIVMKPRIGIDYAGEAKDWPLRYYIKDSQFISKK from the coding sequence ATGAATATGCCAATGTCACTCCCTCAATCCTTCTACAGACAAAGTACGAAAAAAGTCGCAAAAGAGCTTTTGGGCAAAAAGCTTGTACGCATTTACAAAGGCAAGCGCATCTCAGGGATCATCACGGAGACCGAGGCTTATTTGGGGATTAAGGACATGGCCTGCCACTCTTTTGGAGGGCGAATGACGGAGAGATTAAAGCCCATGTATCTCGATGGTGGGCATTCTTATGTTTATTTTATTTATGGAATGTACTTCTGTTTTAACGTCGTCACTAGAACTTCGAAACACCCTGAAGCGGTGCTAATTCGCGCGTTAGAGCCGCTTGAAAATATCGAACTTATGAAGTCCTTCAGGGGCAAAGATGACCTCAAACAACTCACTACTGGTCCAGGAAAACTCGCGCAGGCTTTAAATATAACCAAGGATTTGAACGGTCTTTCTCTCGCCGAAAACCAAATCTTCATTGAAGATCATTCTAAAATAAGCCCCTCTAAAATCGTTATGAAACCGCGTATAGGCATAGACTACGCTGGAGAAGCAAAAGATTGGCCACTCAGATACTATATAAAAGATAGTCAGTTTATTTCAAAAAAGTAG